One region of Triticum aestivum cultivar Chinese Spring unplaced genomic scaffold, IWGSC CS RefSeq v2.1 scaffold280109, whole genome shotgun sequence genomic DNA includes:
- the LOC123177918 gene encoding pollen allergen KBG 41-like gives MAVQQCTVALFVAVAIVAGSAISYAAEAGHAPAGAQPKATTEEQKLIEKANNAFKAAVAAAAVVPPTDKDKCFHTTFIQNFGDWSLDGFTNASSTNASFSTRVSFAQVAASKIAQGATPEAKYDSFVAIFGESLRIIAGILEVHAVKPAREEVKGPIPAGELKAIDQIDTAFRTAATAADAAPAKDKSTVFDSAFSKAIKETMGGAYEAYKFVPALESAVKKTYAFFVPDRPQDKNMVFENALTDTIIALASAAAAPAPTPAAAPGGDKV, from the coding sequence ATGGCAGTGCAGCAGTGCACGGTGGCGCTCTTCGTGGCCGTCGCCATCGTGGCCGGGTCAGCCATCTCGTACGCTGCCGAAGCCGGCCACGCCCCGGCTGGGGCACAACCCAAGGCCACAACCGAGGAGCAGAAGCTAATTGAGAAGGCCAACAATGCCTTCAAGGCGGCCGTGGCGGCCGCAGCCGTGGTCCCTCCAACAGACAAGGACAAGTGTTTCCATACCACCTTCATCCAGAACTTTGGCGACTGGTCACTCGACGGGTTCACCAACGCGTCCAGCACCAACGCCAGTTTCAGCACCAGGGTCTCCTTCGCTCAGGTGGCGGCCTCCAAGATCGCCCAGGGCGCTACCCCGGAGGCCAAGTACGACTCCTTCGTGGCCATTTTCGGCGAGTCGCTCCGCATCATCGCCGGCATCCTTGAGGTCCACGCCGTCAAGCCCGCCCGCGAGGAAGTCAAGGGGCCGATCCCTGCCGGGGAGCTCAAGGCCATTGACCAGATCGACACCGCCTTCAGGACTGCAGCCACCGCCGCCGATGCTGCCCCAGCCAAGGATAAGTCCACTGTCTTTGACTCCGCCTTCAGCAAGGCCATCAAGGAGACGATGGGCGGTGCATACGAGGCCTACAAGTTCGTCCCCGCCCTCGAGTCCGCCGTCAAGAAGACCTACGCCTTTTTTGTTCCTGATAGGCCCCAGGACAAGAACATGGTCTTTGAGAACGCCCTGACCGACACCAT